The following are encoded together in the Streptomyces flavofungini genome:
- a CDS encoding TetR/AcrR family transcriptional regulator — protein sequence MTAPAGRAPTERADAARNRLRILDAARRLLATDGFAELSLDAVAKEAGVGVGTVYRRFHNRAGLVYALIEDNETRFQEAFARHCETGAPPPPDRLRAFLHGLAELVDENRELLLLAEASAPAGRYHSAPFRRHHEQIAAMVAELAPGVDAAYVADLLLMAYTPGLFDFQRTERGWDVDRIKGGLDVLIAGIGAAARTSRTGGADQAAPQPAGEPSAPGPT from the coding sequence ATGACCGCCCCCGCAGGGCGCGCCCCCACCGAGCGCGCCGACGCCGCCCGCAACCGCCTCCGCATCCTGGACGCCGCCCGGCGCCTGCTCGCGACGGACGGCTTCGCCGAGCTGTCCCTGGACGCGGTGGCCAAGGAGGCCGGGGTCGGGGTCGGCACGGTCTACCGGCGCTTCCACAACCGGGCAGGGCTCGTCTACGCCCTGATCGAGGACAACGAGACCCGCTTCCAGGAGGCGTTCGCGCGCCACTGCGAGACCGGCGCTCCCCCGCCGCCCGACCGGCTGCGCGCCTTCTTGCACGGACTGGCCGAACTCGTCGACGAAAACCGGGAGTTGCTGCTGCTGGCCGAGGCGAGCGCACCGGCGGGGCGCTATCACAGCGCGCCCTTCCGGCGACACCACGAGCAGATCGCCGCCATGGTCGCGGAGCTCGCCCCCGGCGTGGACGCCGCCTATGTGGCGGACCTGCTCCTGATGGCGTACACGCCGGGCCTGTTCGACTTCCAGCGCACGGAACGCGGCTGGGACGTGGACCGCATCAAGGGCGGCCTGGACGTGCTCATCGCGGGCATCGGGGCCGCGGCACGGACCTCACGGACCGGCGGGGCCGACCAGGCCGCCCCGCAGCCGGCCGGGGAACCTTCCGCCCCCGGCCCGACCTGA
- the rpe gene encoding ribulose-phosphate 3-epimerase, whose translation MAVQINPSILSADFARLAEEARAVQGADWLHVDVMDNHFVPNLTLGVPVVESLARATDTPLDCHLMMADPDRWAPQYVEAGAGSVTFHAEAAAAPVRLAREIRAKGARASMALKPATPIEPYEDLLPELDMLLIMTVEPGFGGQAFLDIMLPKIRRTRELISKHGLELWLQVDGGVSTATIERCAEAGADVFVAGSAVYGADDPAAAVRALRTQAEEATGAAGWACAH comes from the coding sequence ATGGCCGTGCAGATCAACCCCAGCATCCTCTCCGCCGACTTCGCCCGCCTCGCCGAGGAGGCGCGCGCCGTTCAGGGCGCAGATTGGCTCCATGTCGACGTCATGGACAACCACTTCGTACCGAACCTGACCCTGGGGGTGCCGGTCGTAGAGTCTTTGGCGCGGGCGACGGACACGCCTTTGGACTGCCATCTGATGATGGCGGACCCCGATCGCTGGGCCCCTCAGTACGTCGAAGCGGGCGCGGGATCCGTCACCTTCCACGCCGAGGCGGCCGCGGCGCCCGTGCGGCTCGCGCGCGAGATCCGCGCCAAGGGCGCCCGCGCGTCCATGGCGCTGAAGCCCGCGACGCCCATCGAACCGTACGAGGACCTGCTGCCGGAGCTGGACATGCTCCTGATCATGACCGTCGAGCCCGGCTTCGGCGGCCAGGCCTTCCTCGACATCATGCTCCCCAAGATCCGCCGCACCCGTGAGCTCATCAGCAAGCACGGACTCGAACTGTGGCTCCAGGTCGACGGCGGCGTCTCCACCGCCACCATCGAGCGCTGCGCCGAGGCCGGCGCCGACGTCTTCGTCGCCGGATCGGCGGTGTACGGGGCGGACGACCCGGCAGCGGCGGTACGTGCACTGCGCACCCAGGCCGAGGAGGCCACCGGGGCCGCCGGGTGGGCCTGCGCCCACTGA
- a CDS encoding RsmB/NOP family class I SAM-dependent RNA methyltransferase: MNDQPNRRPRTQGKSSGQGRPASQGRPGNPGKSSKPYRRPQKDPVRVLAFEALRAVDERDAYANLVLPPLLRKAREQEGPEKFDARDAALATELVYGTLRRQGTYDAIVAACIDRPLREVDPPVLDVLNLGVHQLLGTRIPSHAAVSASVELARVVLGDGRAKFVNAVLRKVARDDLDGWLEKVAPPYDEDPEDHLAVVHSHPRWIVSSLWDSLGGGRAGIEDLLEADNERPEVTLVARPGRSTAAELLDSLDADSALLGRWSPYAVRLSEGGEPGSLELVREGRAGVQDEGSQLVALALANAPVEGSDSKWLDGCAGPGGKAAMLAGLAAERGAVLLAAEKQPHRARLVGQALAGNPGPYQVVAADGTRPPWRPGSFDRVLMDVPCTGLGALRRRPEARWRRRPEDLDGFAPLQRALLRTALESVRVGGVVGYATCSPHLAETRAVVDDVLKQWGDAELVDARDLMPGVPALGDGPDVQLWPHLHGTDAMYLAVIRRTG; this comes from the coding sequence TTGAACGACCAGCCGAACCGGCGTCCCCGCACCCAGGGCAAGTCCTCCGGCCAGGGCAGGCCCGCCTCCCAGGGCCGGCCCGGGAACCCCGGCAAGTCCTCCAAGCCGTACCGCCGGCCGCAGAAGGACCCCGTCCGCGTCCTCGCCTTCGAGGCGCTGCGGGCCGTCGACGAGCGGGACGCGTACGCGAACCTCGTGCTGCCGCCGCTGCTGCGCAAGGCCCGTGAGCAGGAGGGTCCCGAGAAGTTCGACGCGCGGGACGCGGCACTCGCCACGGAGCTGGTGTACGGGACGCTGCGCCGCCAGGGTACGTACGACGCGATCGTCGCGGCCTGCATCGACCGGCCGCTCCGCGAAGTGGACCCGCCCGTCCTCGACGTCCTGAACCTGGGCGTCCACCAACTGCTCGGCACCCGCATCCCGTCGCACGCGGCCGTGTCCGCTTCGGTGGAGCTGGCGCGGGTCGTGCTCGGCGACGGGCGGGCCAAGTTCGTGAACGCGGTGCTGCGGAAGGTGGCGCGGGACGACCTCGACGGCTGGCTGGAGAAGGTCGCCCCGCCCTACGACGAGGACCCCGAGGACCACCTCGCCGTCGTGCACTCGCACCCGCGGTGGATCGTCTCCTCGCTGTGGGACTCCCTCGGGGGCGGCCGGGCCGGGATCGAGGACCTGCTGGAGGCCGACAACGAGCGGCCCGAGGTGACCCTCGTGGCGCGGCCCGGACGGTCCACGGCCGCCGAACTCCTCGACTCGCTCGACGCGGACTCGGCGCTTCTGGGCCGCTGGTCGCCGTACGCCGTGCGGCTCAGCGAGGGCGGCGAGCCCGGCTCCCTCGAGCTGGTGCGCGAGGGGCGGGCCGGGGTCCAGGACGAGGGCAGCCAGCTGGTCGCGCTCGCACTCGCGAACGCCCCCGTCGAGGGGTCGGACAGCAAGTGGCTCGACGGCTGCGCGGGTCCCGGCGGCAAGGCCGCCATGCTCGCGGGCCTCGCCGCCGAGCGCGGGGCCGTGCTCCTCGCCGCCGAGAAGCAGCCGCACCGGGCCCGCCTCGTGGGCCAGGCCCTGGCCGGGAATCCCGGCCCCTACCAGGTCGTCGCCGCCGACGGGACCCGGCCGCCGTGGCGCCCCGGCAGCTTCGACCGGGTCCTGATGGACGTTCCCTGCACGGGACTCGGGGCCCTGCGGCGTCGGCCCGAGGCGCGCTGGCGGCGTCGCCCCGAGGACCTGGACGGGTTTGCTCCGTTGCAACGCGCCCTGTTGCGCACGGCGTTGGAGTCGGTGCGGGTCGGCGGCGTCGTCGGGTACGCCACGTGCTCGCCGCATCTCGCCGAGACCCGTGCCGTCGTCGACGACGTGCTCAAGCAGTGGGGTGACGCGGAACTGGTGGACGCCCGGGACCTGATGCCCGGCGTCCCCGCGCTCGGGGACGGCCCCGACGTCCAGCTGTGGCCGCACCTGCACGGGACGGACGCGATGTATCTGGCGGTCATCCGGCGCACGGGGTGA
- a CDS encoding YciI family protein, giving the protein MAKYLLLKHYRGAPESVNHVPMEKWTQEEITAHVQYMNDFAARLEETGEYVDSQALAPGGTFVRYDGEGRPPVTDGPFAETKDLIAGWMVIDVDSYERALALAGELSAAPGAGGRPIHEWLELRPFLGESPTVTE; this is encoded by the coding sequence ATGGCGAAGTACCTGTTGCTCAAGCACTACCGGGGCGCCCCGGAGTCCGTGAACCACGTGCCGATGGAGAAGTGGACGCAGGAGGAGATCACGGCCCATGTCCAGTACATGAACGACTTCGCCGCCCGCCTCGAGGAGACCGGCGAGTACGTCGACAGCCAGGCGCTCGCCCCCGGCGGCACGTTCGTCCGGTATGACGGCGAGGGCCGCCCGCCCGTCACCGACGGCCCGTTCGCCGAGACCAAGGACCTCATCGCCGGTTGGATGGTGATCGACGTCGACAGCTACGAGCGCGCCCTCGCACTGGCCGGAGAGTTGTCGGCGGCACCGGGCGCGGGCGGGCGGCCGATCCACGAGTGGCTGGAGCTGCGGCCGTTCCTGGGCGAGTCACCCACCGTCACGGAGTGA
- a CDS encoding MMPL family transporter: MPMSRSGTRSDNERQERRGVAWLVCGPRAKWLVLVFWLVVLVLAAPLASKLADQQDNTASSWVPRSAESTRVLDTSEGFRPETMPMVILFAREDGPLTVRDRARIADGVSEVKQLRSHFIRGDETRGPAFDKPGAKAQAAQVYVPLTMDNDLWNDLPEAVDDVKDKVGEGEDGLEVYVTGPAGVSADLSEAFAEIDSTLLLTAGAVVVVALLITYRSPILLFVPLISALVSLYAAQALIYLLAEHADLTVNGQSAGILTVLVFGAGTDYALLLVARYREELRRHADRHEAMALALHRAGPAVLASGATVVLSMLVLLAAEMNSTRGLGPVAAIGVAVAVLAMLSLFPALLVICGRWLFWPLVPHEGSADPAEKGVWARMGRRIADRPRKTWIVTSLALAALALGLLQLRAAGVSNEDSFIDKPDSVTGQDVKADFFPAGSGDPMVVIANKAQADEVSRAVDNTRGVQKGSVSVPPGTKAEHDGKVLVEATLTDPADGKAAKDTVERVRDAVHAVPDADAHVGGGTATLLDMDKATIRDDKLVIPLVLLVVLLILAVLLRAVVAPLLLIATVILSFAAALGISALVFRHIFDFPGETTDFPLFVFVFLVALGIDYNIFLSTRIREEAARQGTRPGVLTGLSATGAVITSAGLVLAGTFAALATIPMVAFVEIGFAVALGVLLDTFIVRSVLVTALFLDVGPKVWWPHALAREEARR; the protein is encoded by the coding sequence ATGCCCATGTCTCGGTCCGGGACGCGGTCCGACAACGAGCGCCAGGAGCGACGGGGAGTGGCCTGGCTGGTCTGCGGGCCACGCGCCAAGTGGCTGGTCCTGGTGTTCTGGCTGGTCGTCCTGGTGCTCGCGGCGCCGCTTGCCTCGAAGCTCGCCGACCAGCAGGACAACACGGCGTCGTCCTGGGTGCCCCGGTCCGCGGAGTCCACCCGGGTCCTTGACACCTCCGAGGGCTTCCGTCCCGAGACCATGCCGATGGTGATCCTGTTCGCCCGCGAGGACGGCCCGCTGACGGTGCGGGACCGGGCGCGGATCGCGGACGGCGTGAGCGAGGTCAAGCAGCTGCGCTCGCACTTCATCCGCGGCGACGAGACCCGCGGCCCGGCCTTCGACAAGCCGGGCGCCAAGGCGCAGGCGGCGCAGGTCTACGTACCGCTGACGATGGACAACGACCTCTGGAACGACCTGCCGGAGGCCGTCGACGACGTCAAGGACAAGGTGGGCGAGGGCGAGGACGGCCTGGAGGTGTACGTCACCGGGCCCGCAGGCGTCTCCGCCGACCTGTCCGAGGCCTTCGCGGAGATCGACTCGACGCTGCTGCTGACGGCGGGCGCGGTCGTCGTGGTGGCTCTCCTGATCACCTACCGCAGCCCGATCCTGCTCTTCGTCCCGCTGATCTCGGCCCTCGTGTCGCTGTACGCGGCGCAGGCGCTGATCTATCTGCTCGCCGAGCACGCGGACCTGACCGTCAACGGCCAGAGCGCGGGCATCCTCACCGTCCTCGTCTTCGGCGCGGGGACGGACTACGCGCTGCTGCTCGTCGCCCGGTACCGGGAGGAGCTGCGCCGCCACGCGGACCGGCACGAGGCGATGGCCCTCGCCCTGCACCGGGCGGGCCCCGCCGTGCTCGCGTCCGGCGCGACCGTCGTCCTGAGCATGCTGGTGCTGCTCGCCGCCGAGATGAACTCCACCCGCGGGCTCGGCCCCGTCGCGGCGATCGGCGTCGCGGTCGCGGTGCTCGCGATGCTGTCGCTGTTCCCCGCGCTGCTCGTGATCTGCGGCCGCTGGCTGTTCTGGCCGCTGGTCCCGCACGAGGGCAGCGCCGACCCGGCCGAGAAGGGCGTGTGGGCCCGCATGGGGCGCCGGATCGCCGACCGTCCCCGCAAGACCTGGATCGTCACCTCGCTGGCGCTCGCGGCGCTCGCCCTCGGCCTGCTCCAGCTGCGCGCGGCCGGGGTCAGCAACGAGGACTCCTTCATCGACAAGCCGGACTCGGTCACGGGCCAGGACGTGAAGGCCGACTTCTTCCCCGCGGGCAGCGGCGATCCGATGGTCGTCATCGCGAACAAGGCGCAGGCCGACGAGGTCAGCCGCGCCGTCGACAACACCCGCGGTGTGCAGAAGGGAAGCGTCTCGGTGCCCCCGGGCACGAAGGCCGAGCACGACGGCAAGGTGCTCGTCGAGGCGACCCTCACCGATCCGGCCGACGGCAAGGCGGCCAAGGACACCGTGGAGCGGGTCCGGGACGCGGTGCACGCCGTGCCGGACGCGGACGCGCACGTCGGCGGCGGCACGGCCACGCTGCTCGACATGGACAAGGCGACCATCCGCGACGACAAGCTGGTCATTCCGCTCGTCCTGCTGGTGGTGCTGCTCATCCTCGCCGTCCTGCTGCGCGCCGTCGTCGCCCCGCTGCTGCTCATCGCGACGGTGATCCTGTCGTTCGCGGCGGCCCTCGGCATCAGCGCGCTCGTCTTCCGCCACATCTTCGACTTCCCCGGGGAGACCACGGACTTCCCGCTGTTCGTCTTCGTCTTCCTGGTGGCGCTCGGCATCGACTACAACATCTTCCTGTCGACCCGCATCCGCGAGGAGGCGGCCCGCCAGGGCACCCGTCCCGGTGTGCTGACCGGCCTCTCCGCGACCGGGGCGGTCATCACCTCGGCGGGCCTGGTCCTCGCGGGCACCTTCGCCGCCCTCGCCACGATCCCGATGGTGGCGTTCGTCGAGATCGGCTTCGCGGTCGCGCTGGGCGTCCTCCTGGACACCTTCATCGTCCGCTCGGTCCTGGTCACCGCCCTGTTCCTGGACGTGGGCCCGAAGGTGTGGTGGCCCCACGCGCTGGCGCGCGAGGAGGCCCGCCGGTGA
- a CDS encoding RNA polymerase sigma factor: protein MNEALLRSLTPSVLGILVRRGADFAAAEDAVQDALVEAVRVWPDDEPRDPKGWLVTVAWRKFLDATRSEAARRRREDLVDEEPPPGPATSVDDTLQLYFLCAHPSLTPSSAVALTLRAVGGLTTRQIAQAYLVPEATMAQRISRAKRTVSGARLDRAGDVATVLRVLYLVFNEGYSGDVDLAAEAIRLTRQLAAAIDHPEVAGLLALMLLHHARRASRTTPDGVLVPLAEQDRSRWHTASIAEGIGILQAALARDRLGEFQAQAAIAALHADAPTAAETDWVQIVEWYDELARLTDSPVVRLNRAVAVGEADGPRAGLTALKDLDATVPRHAAVAAYLHERDGDLTTAARLYAEAAHQASNLAERDHLTRRAARLNARR, encoded by the coding sequence ATGAACGAGGCCCTGCTCAGGAGCCTCACGCCGAGCGTCCTCGGAATCCTCGTCCGCCGCGGAGCAGACTTCGCGGCGGCCGAGGACGCCGTACAGGACGCCCTGGTCGAGGCGGTCCGCGTATGGCCGGACGACGAGCCCCGGGACCCGAAGGGCTGGCTGGTCACCGTGGCCTGGCGCAAGTTCCTCGACGCGACCCGGTCCGAGGCCGCCCGCCGCCGCCGTGAGGACCTCGTCGACGAGGAGCCCCCGCCCGGACCGGCGACCTCGGTGGACGACACGCTCCAGCTCTACTTCCTGTGCGCCCACCCGTCGCTGACACCGTCCTCCGCCGTCGCGCTCACCCTGCGCGCCGTCGGCGGCCTCACCACCCGCCAGATCGCCCAGGCCTATCTGGTGCCCGAGGCGACCATGGCGCAGCGAATCAGCCGGGCCAAGCGCACCGTCTCCGGCGCTCGCCTCGACCGGGCCGGGGACGTCGCCACCGTGCTGCGCGTCCTCTACCTGGTCTTCAACGAGGGCTACTCCGGCGACGTCGACCTCGCCGCCGAGGCCATCCGGCTCACCCGGCAGCTCGCCGCCGCCATCGACCACCCCGAGGTCGCCGGGCTGCTCGCCCTCATGCTGCTCCACCACGCCCGGCGCGCCTCCCGGACCACACCCGACGGGGTCCTGGTGCCGCTCGCCGAGCAGGACCGCTCCCGCTGGCACACCGCGTCGATCGCCGAGGGCATCGGGATTCTCCAGGCGGCCCTCGCCCGCGACCGCCTCGGCGAGTTCCAGGCCCAGGCGGCCATCGCCGCCCTCCACGCCGACGCGCCCACCGCGGCGGAGACCGACTGGGTGCAGATCGTCGAGTGGTACGACGAACTCGCCCGCCTGACCGACAGCCCCGTCGTCCGGCTCAACCGCGCGGTGGCCGTCGGCGAGGCCGACGGGCCGCGCGCCGGACTCACGGCGCTGAAGGACCTCGACGCCACCGTCCCGCGCCACGCCGCCGTGGCCGCGTACCTCCACGAGCGCGACGGCGATCTGACGACGGCGGCACGGCTGTACGCCGAGGCCGCCCACCAGGCGTCCAACCTCGCCGAGCGCGACCACCTGACGCGCCGGGCCGCCCGCCTCAACGCCCGCCGGTGA